In Heyndrickxia vini, the sequence AAAAGAAGTGTATAATAAATTTGCACAACAACTCCTTCAAAACATAAACCATTGCTCCCTCAGGGAGCTTTTTTTATACATAAAATTAGCATGATATGGAAAACATAACCTTACATATAGTAAGGGAGATCGATAAGTAATGCCTAAAATAGGTTCGGTTGGATTAGGAATTCCAAAATATAAATATTCACAAATTGATACAATGAACTTTGTTTATCAATTATTTTCTAATAATGTCAAAGACATCAACAGATTAATTAAAGTATTTCAAAATGGAGAAATACAAACGCGTTACTTTGTGAAGGATATGGTCTGGTTTAATGAGAATCATACATTTGCAGAAAAAAACAATGCGTTTATTAATGAAGCAATTGACTTAGGAATAAAAGCTATAGAAAATTGTCTGCCGGATGAAGATTATGGAACAATAGATGCAATTTTTATGGTTTGTACTTCCGGTCTTGCCACGCCAAGTATTGAAGCAAGAATTATGAATAAGTTGCCATTTAAGGAAGATGTAAAACGAATTCCTATCTGGGGATTAGGTTGTGCGGGAGGAGCATCAGGATTATCCCGTGCCTATGAATACTGTCTTGCTTTTCCGCAAGCAAAGGTAATTGTCTTATCAATTGAAATTTGTAGCTTGACATTTCAAAAAAATGATTTTTCTAAAAGTAATCTTATTGGAACATCACTATTTGCCGATGGGGCCGCATGTGCACTGGTTGTAGGCGATGAGTGTGAGCAAATTGAATATATTAATAAACCGATTCCCGCTATATATGGAACGGAATCACGGCTGATGGCCAATTCCCTAGATGTTATGGGCTGGGACTTTCAAGATGATGGAATGCATGTTATTTTTTCTAAAGATATCCCGTCTATCGTTGAACACTGGTTAAAACCGAATGTAGAATCATTTTTAACAAAATATGACTTGAGATTATCAGATATTTCCCAGTTTGTTGCACATCCTGGAGGTAAGAAGGTAGTAAAGGCATATGAAAAGGCTTTACAATTTCCTGCTTCAAAAACAGAGGACGCAAGAGAAGTATTGAATCAATTTGGTAATATGTCCTCACCTACCATTTTTTATGTTTTAAAACGCATTATGGATAGTGATGTAAAGTCAGGAGAATGGGGACTAGCCATTGCGTTAGGTCCCGGTTTTAGCTCAGAACAACTGTTAATGAGGTGGGAATAATGTTTTTTTATTTTCTGCTGATAGTCATCATTTTTCAAAGATGTGTTGAATTGTTTATCGCCAAGAAAAATGAAAAATGTTTAAAAAATCAGGGAGCTAAAGAGTATGGGCAAAAACATTATATTTTTATGGTTATGATGCATGTTTGTTTTTTTGTTTCACTTTTAATTGAGGTACCTTTTTTTGCAAAGTCAATAAGTAGCTTATGGCCAATTTGGATTAGTTTATTTTTATTTACACAAATTGGAAGAATATGGGTCATTCAATCTTTAGGAACATTTTGGAATACCAAAATAATTGTGTTGCCTGAAGCGACCGTCATTTCAAAAGGACCTTATAAATATATAAAACATCCTAATTACCTTATTGTGACAACCGAACTATTGGTCATCCCCCTAATGTTTAAAGCGTATTTTACTTTAATTTGCTTTTTTATTTTAAATCAAATGATTTTAGCAATACGAATCCCTTACGAAGAACGTGTACTTTTAAATGAAACTAATTATCAAACAATAAGCGAATTTCCACGTTTTTTGCCCAAACTTGTGAAACGTTCACGTTTAAAGTGAACGTTTTTTGTTTTTATTCTTGGGATACATGAGAAAATCCGTTAAAATAAGAAGTATTAAATGGTAGGGAGTTATTTTCATCATGACAAAAACGATTAATAAGCAACATACTGAAGAAAGTATTAAGAACTTAATAGGACTAATTGAACGATTTGAACAAAATGGTGATATGGAGAGAGCTGATAAAGCAAAAAGGTTATTAAAAAAGCGAATTGATCATGAATTTATCATCGCTTTTTGTGGTCATTTTTCGGCAGGTAAATCAACAATGATTAATTCATTACTTGGGGACACCGTATTACCGACAAGCCCAATTCCAACAAGCGCTAATTTGGTAAAAGTTCATAAAGCTGCTGAGGATTATGCAAAAGTATTTTATCATGATCAACCGCCATTATTATTTCAAGCACCATATGATTTTAAAAAGGTAAAAGAATTTTGCAAGAACGGCGATGTAAGTGAAGTAGAAATCGGTCAAGCGACATCAGATCTTGCGGAAGGTGTAACAGTGATGGATACACCTGGTGTAGATTCTACTGATGATGCCCATCGGATATCGACTGAATCGGCTATCCATTTGGCGGATATTGTCTTTTATGTGATGGACTACAATCATGTACAG encodes:
- a CDS encoding isoprenylcysteine carboxyl methyltransferase family protein produces the protein MFFYFLLIVIIFQRCVELFIAKKNEKCLKNQGAKEYGQKHYIFMVMMHVCFFVSLLIEVPFFAKSISSLWPIWISLFLFTQIGRIWVIQSLGTFWNTKIIVLPEATVISKGPYKYIKHPNYLIVTTELLVIPLMFKAYFTLICFFILNQMILAIRIPYEERVLLNETNYQTISEFPRFLPKLVKRSRLK
- a CDS encoding type III polyketide synthase, translated to MPKIGSVGLGIPKYKYSQIDTMNFVYQLFSNNVKDINRLIKVFQNGEIQTRYFVKDMVWFNENHTFAEKNNAFINEAIDLGIKAIENCLPDEDYGTIDAIFMVCTSGLATPSIEARIMNKLPFKEDVKRIPIWGLGCAGGASGLSRAYEYCLAFPQAKVIVLSIEICSLTFQKNDFSKSNLIGTSLFADGAACALVVGDECEQIEYINKPIPAIYGTESRLMANSLDVMGWDFQDDGMHVIFSKDIPSIVEHWLKPNVESFLTKYDLRLSDISQFVAHPGGKKVVKAYEKALQFPASKTEDAREVLNQFGNMSSPTIFYVLKRIMDSDVKSGEWGLAIALGPGFSSEQLLMRWE